In Scomber scombrus unplaced genomic scaffold, fScoSco1.1 SCAFFOLD_256, whole genome shotgun sequence, the genomic stretch AAAGGGTTGGAGCTGTCTGCAGAGGAACAGGAGAAAAGATTCATTTAGACTAAAAAGCTGCTGACTGTGTGAAGACTTTAAACACTAACACTAAACATCTTCAGGTATTAACagaaacatttataaaagcTACAAACATGATGACAGATGACTAAATATTAATgtctaaatgtttaaattcatgttttaaaccTTCCTGTCTGACCcagaaatatggatttatttaatataacgGCCTGAAAACCACACGGATGGTTCAATActactgttccttctttcctcccttactcccttccttctttcctttcctcccttccttcctcccttgcttctttcctttcctccttccttctttccttccttctttcctcccttcctcccttctttcatctgtccttttcctccattccttcctcctttccttccttcttcctcctttacttccctccttccttcttcccttccttcttcttccctccttcctcctttcctccctcctttccttccttcttccttccttccttcttcttctctccttccttctttcctgcctcctttacttccttccttccttcctccttcctttccttccttcttccttccttcctccctccctttctttccttcctctctcagtGTTGTAGGTTTAATTTAACCACgttacagtgtaaaaatcagtGTAAGAAGTCAATCAACCAGgtacttcatcacatttatggttgaaacttgtttatttatgtttaataatgtttgtagtttgatatgttGTCAGAATATGACTATGACACTGCAAATGTGTGCAAAGGGAAGGAAGTAATTAGTTTTACACATAGTATATAGTTGGTGaattcatgttgttgttgtaaaataAACCTCATATGAGAACATTATCAGTGTTGTAGGTTTAATTTGTGTTAAAAGCCTTTAAGGAACATCCTGGATCCACATGAAgcctgacatctagtggtgaaagCAGGAAGTGACTCAGTTATTAGCAGATATTTAGGACATAAGTGACAGTAAAGAgagtaaaagttaaagttacctcatgatgacatcagagaTTTAAGGTGGTTTAAGGTTTAAAGTGCATCAGGGACTTACTGGGTATTCTGATCTGATGGTGGTTGAGAACAGTCAGAGTCTCCACTGCTTCAGTCTTACTGTCGAACTCCAACAGACCCGACAGAGTCTTAGAGCTGGCTGCAGCgacgaagaggaggatgaagaggaggatgaagaggaggatgaagaggaggatgaagaggaggatgaagaggagagacGGACATGAAGCAGGAAGAGAAGACGGTAAATAAAAGGTTAATGTTGACTGCGTGTTCAGTTCGGAGCGTGTGATTGGTTTAACTCACGTTTGGCATCGAAGATCTTGAACTTGGTGAAGGCGGGAACGCTGTGTTcatcacagagctgcagagagaggagaggagagagagtttAACTACAATAAGatcaattaaaataagttattgaagcttaaaggatgagttcacagtTTACCAAAGtaacatgaagtgtgtttatgtgtctgtaacTGTATttagaaatggacgtaacatccagggattctacttatatgggcatcaggaggagcatgaggcgccctcctgaacctgtgaaccaatcaacctgtcaatcaccacgtagccacgccctaatgcataccctgctttatcgtcacatataaaatcagggaggccaaaatgtcccaaatgaacatcatactgcattgaagaaggctttaaactagcgattgagaccataaacacattttgaaaacgtttactgaggttagaaatcaagtgagaagttggtgaattctccattgacttgtatagagacggaagtccttttgacaccaaaacggtcgccccctggtggccctttgatagaatgcagttttaagttacttccgcgttggcctcatttcagaggaccggggTTCATGAGTTTGATTTTCCTACATCGCAGCTTATAAATGAAGAAAACGTTAAGGCAGCTGGTTTAAAATCTTAGATGTTGGATTGTTCTTTAATAGATTAACAGTAGTGACTGTAGGTCGGTCTGTAACCATTAACGACTGATTGCTTTTTTTGCTGCTATGGTTAGATATCTATCATCTCCTGTTTATTCCTTCTGGTAGATCACTGAGATAAAGAGTCGTACATGTCAGTGGGATCCATGTTGATTTCcaatgtccccccccccccccccccccctcctcctctatacaccaaccggtcgaggcagatggttGCCCCCTTAGATCCTGgctctgtctgaggtttctgaGTTTTCCTGCTGCTCATGTTTggtctctttaaaataaactaaatagcACCGTCTATACCTGCTCCTTAAcgcttacatactgttcagtttgacatctcagagcagtaaaaaccctaaatactgtttattttacCCTTAAATTTGACGACTTCTCCTAATGTGACCAAGAATGTAGAAAAATGGAGATATTTCAACTTCTTATGAACATTTGTATGCAGCTGATATACATTTCTGTAAAGTGTTTGACCCTTAAttcaattaaccctcctgttgtcctcgagtcaaggaaggaagggaacaaggaaggaaggatggaagggaggaagaaggaaggaaaggagggaggaaaggaggaagaaggaaggaaaggagggagggagggaggatggaaaggaggaaggaggaaggtaaggaggaaagaagggaggaagaaggaaggaaaggaggaaggaagggaggaagaaggaaggaaaggaaagaaggaagggaggaaagaaaggaaggaaggaaggacggaggaacgaaggaaggaaagaaggaggaaggaaggaaagaaggaagggaggaaggaaaggaaggacagacggaaggaaggaagggaggaaagaaggaacagtcaaaacagacgggaaggttaaaaaaagcataaaaactcaAAAAGCTTCATTTAATCCCACATTTACCTGAGACTGCTGATGAAGGGATAATGTGgatatgagcagtatgtgagggttaagatgacttttgttgtgattttggcgctatataaatagtGATTGATTGGCTCACCTCGTGCAGCTGGTGCTGGCTGAGGGTGGGGGGGGCGTTGTAGAAGTGCAGGACGGCGGCCGGCGGCTGGATGATGTTCCTGCTGGTCTGAGCGCCGCTGAATCGGTTGTTTCTGGTCAGACTGAAGTCCTGATAGCTGCTGCTGCCGTCGGCCAACTCAAACACCTGACTGGGGATCACCGACCGCTGCTTGGACACACTGGGGGGGGGAGAGGTGGAGGTTTGGTCGTCATGGTGATGGCAAAATGGGAAGCGTTAAAAGTACAATCTCCATTTTTCCCCTTTAACTCCAACATCTATCaacaacatttacatcattcaacaataatgtgaaaaacaaaaagaaacaataataatacaaatacaaaaataaaaataaaaacatattccTTGGATACCCTGGATGCCTTTGTATATTGAATGTGAATGCTTGAGAGCATTATCATATGTACCGTACCTTCTCAAATACAGTGTGGGTAAGCTAAGTGGACTCTGTCTCCAATTCTTTTAAATTCTCAAAGTAGTTAATGATAGGCTGCCATCTCCGGTAGAAATTCCTCATTGACCCTCTCAATGTAAATTTAATGGGGGTGTGGTGATTTCCACATAAGGAGAATTCTACGGCGGGCAAGCAGCGAGATGAAGGCAATAACATCAGATTGGAGTTTAGTGACTGTgggaaccaggcggggagttccggtcctctgaaatgaggccaacgctgaagtaacttaaaactgcattctatcaaaaggccaccagggggcgaccgttttggtgtcaaaaggacttccgtctctatacaagtcaatggagaattcaccaacttctcacttgatttctaacctcagtaaacgttttcaaaatgtgtttatggtctcaatcgctagtttaaagccttcttcaatgcagtatgatgttcatttgggacattttggcctccctgattttatatgtgacgataaagcagggtatgcattagggcgtggctacgtggtgattgacaggttgattggttcacaggttcaggagggcgcctcatgctcctcctgatgcccatataagtagaatctgtgtttttatatttcccagcatgcacctgaaatgttcaagatggcgctgctcagatccgatactattggcctccgagcagcagtccacaaaccaatgggtgacgtcacggatgttacgtccctttcttatatacagtctatggttctaACATGGCCGCGGTATCTGCTAGTACGAGTCGTtgaggataattgtctcgtcggctattttctcttcacaatgaaacgaaacttcaagaataaaacaccgaggacatgacctgtGTGTAGCTATGGTCGTCATGGAGACGCTCTTATTTAAGGTTAGATGGGGTTTCTCTCGCTCTCACCACACGTTGAGTTTCTTGTCGAACACTTTGACTCCATTGAGGTGAGTCACGGCTCGATCCACCGAGTACTCGTCTCCCATCTCCACCAGCGCCGTGCCGGGAACGCTCTTCATGAACTTCACCTGGAAACACGCAGCGGCGGGtcggaggtcagaggtcagtatGATGctcataaatacataaatattggAAAGATGAGCGATTCAATTATATCTTAAACATAgttttaaaagtacattttgtatttttgttgattttatgatttcatcccttcatcccttcatcctttAATCTCTTCACCTCTTCATCCTTTAATCCCTTCATCCCTTATTCTCTTCAttccttcatctcttcatcccttcatatcttcatcctttcatcctatCATCCCTTAATCCTTTCATCCCTTAATCCTTTCACcctttcatcccttcatcccatAATGTCTTCATCCCTTAatcctttcatcccttcatcctttcatcctttcatcccttAATctcttcatcctttcatcctttcatcccaTAATCTCTTAATcccttcatcctttcatccctcatcccttcatcccttaaTCTCTTCATCCTTTAATCTTTTAATCTCAACATCTCTTCATCCCTtcataacttttaaaaaacaaactttaagcATAAATCAACGGAATATTTGGACGTGACAGTCGAGCAGCTGCTCTGAActctgaggatgaggagggaaaACACACCTTCTCCACGTTGCCATAGAGACAGAAGAGATTGAAGATGCGGCTGCAGTTCATCTGGACGGGATGCAGGCTGCTCACCATGGCAACGGAGCTGGAGGCGGCGAGGcccaggagagaagaagaggtggaggaggaggaacaggtgGAGGAGGTCTTGTGAGGGAGCAGAGGATAGCAGACCACGTCCTGCACCTCCTGGCTGCTCCTCCTGTACCTGCTGTTAGCGGGCAGAggcagcagggggcgctgtgggcctgcagacacagcagagaaacagctggaGCAGAGAGGACGTGATGGAGAgatagaaacagaaagaaagaaagaaagaaagaaagaaagaaagaaagaaagaaagaaagaaagaaagacggtACCGTAGCCGTTGGAGGGATGATCTCCGAGGATGGCCTGACGCTGCCTTCCCTTCCCCCgctctgcaacacacacacacacacacacacacacacacacacacacacacacacacacacacacacacacacacacacacacacacacacacacacacacagcaggtcagcAGAGTCACACCCAAATACGGACGGAGCAGACGGAGCCTCCATCAGCACCTTCAGCAGCTTCACCCAGGCTCCAGTTTAACAATTACAGGCCTGCTACACCTTCAAACAAACTTCTACACCCTCAAACCAGCTGTTCCACCCTTCAAACCAGCTGTTCCACCCTCAAACTAGCTTCTCCACGCTTCAAACCAGCTGTTCCACCCTCAAACTAGCTTCTCCACCCTTCAAACCAGCTGTTCCACCCTTCAAACCAGCTTATCCACCCTCAAACTAGCTTCTCCACCCTTCAAACCAGCTTATCCACCCTCAAACTAGCTTCTCCACCCTTCAAACCAGCTGTTCCACCCTTCAAACCAGCTTCTCCACCCTCAAACCAGCCGCTACACCCTCAAACTAGCTTCTCCACCCTCAAACCAGCCGCTACACCCTCAAACTAGCTTCTCCACCCTCAAACCAGCCGCTACACCCCTTCAAACCAGCTTATCCACCCTCAAACCAGCCGCTACACCCTCAAACTAGCTTCTCCACCCTTCAAACCAGCTGTTCCACCCTTCAAACCAGCTTCTCCACCCTCAAACCAGCCGCTACACCCTTCAAACCAGCGGATCCACCCTTCAAACCAGTTGCTCCACCCTTCAAACCAGCGGATCCACCCTTCAAACCAGCGGATCCACCCTTCAAACCAGCGGATCCACCCTTCAAACAAACTTCTACACCCTCAAACCAGCTTCTCCACCCTTTAAACCAATTGTTCCACCCTTCAAACCAGCTTCTCCACCCTTTAAACCAGCTTCTCCACCCTTCAAACCAGTTGTTCCACCCTCAAACCAGCTTCTCCACCCTCAAACCAGCCGCTACACCCCTCAAACCAGCTTCTCCACCCTCAAACCAGCCGCTACACCCTCAACCCAACTTCTACACCCTTCAACCCAACTTCTACACCCTCAAACCAGCCGCTACACCCTTCAACCCAACTTTTACACCCTCAAACCAGCTTCTCCACCCTCAACCCAACTTCTACACCCTTCAACCCAACTTCTACACCCTCAAACCAGCCGCTACACCCTTCAACCCAACTTTTACACCCTCAAACCAGCTTCTCCACCCTCAACCCAACTTCTACACCCTTCAAACCAGCTTCTCCACCCTCAACCCAACGTCTCCACCCTTCAACCCAACTTCTACACCCTCAAACCAGCTGCTACACCCTTCAAACCAGCTTCTCCACCCTCAACCCAACTTCTCCACCCTCAACCCAGCTTCTCCACCCTCAAACCAGCTTCGGTCACACATTCATTACTCAACGAGCTTCGGTACAAAGCCAGGTTGAGGTTGTGGTTTTGTTGCTTCATGTTGGGTTTCCAGCTCCAGTAAAGTGTGAAACAGCACAACAGCTACTGTATGCAAGCACAGCGTTTATCCATCGCCATGGTGACGGCTGCTTCCTTGTACCGGTGGAGCAGTAAAGGCATCCCATAATCTGGCGGTCCATTTACATCCTAACcccctttaacctttgtgtcgtcctcccgggtcaaattgaccccgtctgttttgactgttccttctttcctccgtccttcattccttcctttcctccctccctccttctctctttatttccttcctctctctttcctcccttcctcccttccttctgtccttccttcctccctccctccctccttctttccttccttctttccttcctccctccctccttgtctctttctttcctcccccctaccttcctcccttccttctttccttccttcctcccttcctcttttcctttctccctccctccctccctccctccctccctccctccctccctccctccctcctaccttccttctttccttcctttctccctccctccctccctccctcctccctccatcctttccttcctctcttccttccttcctccctccctccctcctaccttccttctttccttccttcttctttccttcttccttgactcaagggcaacaggagggtttgtgtgtgtgtgtgtgtgtgtgtgtgtgtgtgtgtgtgtgtgtgtgttcctaccTCGGTGCAGGAGGAAAGGTTTGGTGTAATCCCAGCTGGTGTTGTCGTTGCGGACGACGTTCAGTCTGTTGGGCTGCAGGGGGCGACAGAGCACAGCACCtctgggtgggtgtgtgtgcgtgtgcatgagtgtgagagtgtgtatgtgtgcatgcacgtgAGCGTGTGTGTTAGTAAAGCGCACTGTTtaactctttgtgtgtgtttgtatgtctatctttgtgaggaccagctggagtttgtttGGTTTAGTGAGCAGAGGATGTGTTAGGGGTCCTCACAAGTATagaaatacaaatgtgtgtgtgtgtgtgtgtgtgtgtgtgtgtgtgtgtgtgtgtgtgtgtgtgtgtgtgtgtgtgtgt encodes the following:
- the LOC133976783 gene encoding heterogeneous nuclear ribonucleoprotein L-like (The sequence of the model RefSeq protein was modified relative to this genomic sequence to represent the inferred CDS: added 317 bases not found in genome assembly), translating into MMMPFKRQALVEFDSVENAERCVSGGAREAVFIAEQQAFFNFSTSQRITRPTNADDPTSGNKVLLLSVQNPLYPITTDVLYTVCNPVANVLRIVIFKRSGIQAMVEFESVGDAQKAKLALNGADIYAGCCTLKIEYARPNRLNVVRNDNTSWDYTKPFLLHRERGKGRQRQAILGDHPSNGYGPQRPLLPLPANSRYRRSSQEVQDVVCYPLLPHKTSSTCSSSSTSSSLLGLAASSSVAMVSSLHPVQMNCSRIFNLFCLYGNVEKVKFMKSVPGTALVEMGDEYSVDRAVTHLNGVKVFDKKLNVCVSKQRSVIPSQVFELADGSSSYQDFSLTRNNRFSGAQTSRNIIQPPAAVLHFYNAPPTLSQHQLHELCDEHSVPAFTKFKIFDAKPSSKTLSGLLEFDSKTEAVETLTVLNHHQIRIPNSSNPFTLKLCFSTSSHL